A stretch of Microbacterium sp. 4R-513 DNA encodes these proteins:
- a CDS encoding FAD-dependent oxidoreductase, translating into MITAAELSGIPLFTDLNEEQLAFVARSVEDIRLVPGENLAREGDERALFVVVEGVIELTKDINGVERRVGKRRPGELYGEVPVMLSTNLPASCAAMDSARVLKMDFASFFTLAAMAPQVATAVGASAQRRIESLKELAAETAKPDLTVIGRSGDATVHEITTFLNRNRLTYRVVDPTDAAAPADPRDLPAVVLTDGTRLNRPTMREIAVAAHLPVQAAGSDYDVVIIGGGPTGLTAAVNGAAEGLRTLVVERFAPGGQAGTSTRIENYTGFPFGVSGDELAAKAMQQARRLGAEIIVTRAIESLDPEAHTVTLDGGDVLSTKVLLLTSGVEWRHVDIPQIDRFLGNGVYYGAARSDSGLAQGRDVYIIGAGNSAGQAAVFFSRRSRSVTLLARGESLAASMSRYLIDQLEANPNVSVQTRSEVVGLSGTDGLEAIDIADRRTGTTSTHAAGVLFVMIGADAETEWLPDQVARDVNGFVLTGPHARSSGAWPLEREPFALETTAPGVFAAGDVRSGSVKRVAAGVGEGGMAIAFVHQYLALTPQP; encoded by the coding sequence ATGATCACAGCTGCTGAGCTGAGCGGCATCCCCTTGTTCACCGACCTGAATGAGGAGCAGCTCGCGTTCGTCGCGCGCTCAGTCGAGGACATCCGCCTCGTCCCCGGCGAGAACCTGGCGCGGGAGGGCGACGAGCGGGCCCTGTTCGTGGTCGTCGAGGGTGTGATCGAGCTCACGAAGGACATCAACGGGGTCGAGCGCCGAGTCGGCAAACGGCGGCCGGGCGAGCTCTACGGCGAGGTGCCGGTGATGCTCAGCACCAATCTGCCGGCGAGCTGCGCCGCGATGGACTCGGCGCGCGTGCTGAAGATGGACTTTGCATCGTTCTTCACGCTCGCGGCCATGGCTCCGCAGGTTGCCACGGCCGTCGGAGCCTCGGCGCAGCGCCGTATCGAGAGCTTGAAGGAGCTCGCGGCCGAGACGGCCAAGCCCGACCTCACTGTGATCGGTCGGTCCGGCGATGCGACCGTGCACGAGATCACGACGTTCCTGAACCGCAATCGGCTCACCTACCGGGTTGTGGACCCGACCGACGCCGCCGCCCCCGCGGACCCGCGGGATCTCCCGGCCGTCGTGCTCACCGACGGAACCCGACTGAACCGGCCCACGATGCGCGAGATCGCCGTGGCGGCGCACCTCCCGGTGCAAGCAGCCGGCAGTGATTACGACGTGGTCATCATCGGCGGGGGCCCGACCGGTCTCACGGCAGCCGTCAACGGTGCCGCGGAGGGCTTGCGGACGCTCGTCGTGGAGCGGTTCGCGCCCGGTGGCCAGGCCGGCACATCGACCCGCATCGAGAACTACACCGGCTTCCCGTTCGGTGTCTCCGGTGACGAGCTGGCCGCCAAGGCGATGCAGCAGGCGCGACGTCTGGGCGCGGAGATCATCGTGACGCGCGCGATCGAGTCCCTCGATCCCGAGGCACACACCGTGACGCTCGATGGTGGAGACGTGCTCAGCACGAAGGTTCTGCTCCTGACCTCGGGGGTCGAGTGGCGACACGTCGACATCCCCCAGATCGACCGGTTCCTCGGCAACGGGGTGTATTACGGTGCTGCCCGCAGCGATTCAGGCCTCGCGCAAGGAAGAGACGTGTACATCATCGGCGCAGGCAACTCCGCAGGCCAAGCAGCGGTGTTCTTCTCCCGGCGTTCTCGGTCTGTCACGCTCCTCGCGCGAGGCGAGTCGCTCGCCGCCAGCATGTCGCGCTACCTGATCGACCAACTCGAGGCCAACCCGAACGTCTCTGTGCAGACGCGCTCCGAGGTCGTCGGACTCTCGGGAACAGATGGCCTCGAAGCGATCGACATCGCCGACCGGCGTACCGGAACCACGTCGACACACGCGGCAGGCGTGCTGTTCGTGATGATCGGGGCGGATGCCGAGACCGAATGGCTTCCCGACCAGGTGGCGCGCGATGTGAACGGGTTCGTCCTGACCGGACCGCACGCCCGCTCGAGCGGCGCGTGGCCGCTCGAACGCGAACCGTTCGCGCTCGAGACGACAGCGCCCGGCGTCTTCGCCGCGGGCGACGTGCGCTCGGGCTCGGTCAAGCGCGTCGCGGCGGGCGTGGGCGAAGGCGGGATGGCGATCGCGTTCGTGCACCAGTATCTCGCCCTGACACCGCAGCCCTGA
- a CDS encoding 3'-5' exonuclease has translation MPELVEACRGAVDPLLRAHYPDWHRRVTEVDGIAQAAAQQSDLRAFVSEQAIDPVSVAGDWAKQPHLDEDWLTLSTIHSAKGLEWDVVHLLRANDGAMPSDMALTSPAGLAEEERLFYVALTRARDTLDVYVPSQLPTHPTAFLAKHVAAKPSRFLAEAARGLMEAVSTATVIPVSAGTAPVAGPRVRMDAFDELFA, from the coding sequence GTGCCCGAGCTGGTCGAGGCGTGCCGAGGAGCGGTGGACCCGTTGCTGCGGGCGCACTACCCGGATTGGCACCGTCGGGTGACCGAGGTCGACGGCATCGCTCAGGCCGCCGCTCAACAGAGCGACCTCCGCGCCTTCGTGAGTGAGCAGGCGATCGACCCGGTGAGCGTCGCTGGGGACTGGGCCAAGCAGCCGCATCTCGACGAGGACTGGCTGACTTTGTCCACGATTCACTCCGCGAAGGGTCTGGAGTGGGACGTGGTCCACCTGCTACGCGCGAACGACGGCGCGATGCCCTCCGACATGGCTCTCACCTCACCTGCGGGGCTCGCCGAGGAGGAGCGGCTCTTCTATGTCGCGCTCACCCGCGCGCGTGACACTCTGGACGTGTACGTGCCCTCACAGCTCCCCACGCATCCGACCGCGTTCCTGGCCAAGCACGTCGCCGCCAAACCCAGCAGATTCCTGGCCGAGGCCGCACGGGGTCTCATGGAAGCGGTCAGCACCGCGACCGTCATTCCGGTATCCGCGGGCACCGCGCCCGTCGCCGGTCCGCGCGTGCGCATGGACGCGTTCGACGAACTTTTCGCCTGA
- a CDS encoding ATP-dependent helicase — translation MDEHPVLPFKTGPRACPDSRVSGGLVTVAFVAVGEALAGLDPAQLEAVEHGDAPLVVAAGAGTGKTRVLTARVARLLEAGVVPERILLLTFTRRAASAMLSRAAAMCGDAQAAQRIAGGTFHAVAHRIVAEHAQHLGLADVTVIDPDDVIDLLDLLRAEHGLDGTDARLPTTRTIADIGSRAINTATRVRSVIEEQFPWALEHADAVAALLRHYRDRKRDRGLLDLDDLLIAWRALVADPDVGARLRARWDWVLVDEYQDVNQLQVDIVRGLRPDGRGLTVVGDDAQAIYAFRGASAGHLLELVEAFADATLVRLERNFRSTQPILDLANQIRPGELRLRLVADRPQPGARPTLVTCRNADDEARTVADRILTAHVDGTPLRSQAVLMRTGSHSAQLEVELKVRGIPFHKFGGIGYLETAHVRDLLASFRVVLNPADEVSWYRLLTRHRAIGKTSARELARILADGGR, via the coding sequence GTGGATGAGCATCCCGTCCTGCCGTTCAAGACGGGACCGCGGGCGTGCCCCGATTCCCGAGTGTCCGGGGGTCTCGTTACGGTCGCCTTCGTGGCAGTAGGCGAAGCGCTCGCCGGACTCGATCCGGCGCAACTGGAGGCGGTCGAGCACGGCGATGCGCCGCTCGTGGTCGCGGCGGGGGCCGGCACAGGGAAGACGCGGGTGCTCACCGCACGGGTTGCGCGGCTGCTGGAGGCGGGAGTCGTACCCGAGCGGATCCTGCTTCTGACGTTCACCCGGCGCGCGGCATCCGCGATGCTCTCCCGGGCTGCGGCCATGTGCGGCGACGCGCAGGCCGCGCAGCGCATAGCCGGCGGGACGTTCCATGCCGTCGCGCACCGGATCGTCGCCGAGCACGCACAGCATCTCGGTCTGGCGGACGTGACGGTCATCGACCCCGATGACGTGATCGACCTGCTCGACCTGCTTCGCGCGGAGCACGGATTGGACGGAACAGATGCGCGGCTGCCGACGACACGCACGATCGCCGACATCGGCTCCCGCGCGATCAACACGGCGACCCGGGTGCGCTCCGTGATCGAGGAGCAGTTTCCTTGGGCGCTCGAGCACGCCGACGCGGTAGCCGCTCTGTTGCGGCACTACCGCGACCGCAAGCGCGACCGCGGCCTGCTGGACCTCGATGACCTCCTCATCGCCTGGCGGGCGCTGGTCGCTGACCCCGACGTCGGAGCTCGGCTGCGGGCGCGCTGGGACTGGGTGCTGGTCGACGAGTACCAGGACGTCAACCAGCTTCAGGTCGACATCGTGCGCGGGCTGCGTCCGGATGGCCGCGGGCTTACGGTCGTCGGCGACGACGCCCAGGCGATCTACGCATTCCGCGGAGCGAGCGCCGGACACCTTCTCGAGCTCGTCGAGGCCTTCGCTGACGCCACACTGGTCCGCCTCGAACGCAACTTCCGTTCCACGCAGCCGATCCTCGACCTCGCGAACCAGATCCGTCCGGGCGAACTGAGGTTACGGCTGGTGGCCGATCGGCCGCAGCCAGGCGCGCGGCCGACGCTGGTCACGTGCCGGAATGCGGACGACGAGGCCCGAACCGTCGCCGACCGCATCCTCACTGCGCACGTCGATGGGACGCCATTGCGCTCCCAGGCCGTGCTGATGCGCACCGGCTCCCACAGCGCGCAGCTGGAGGTGGAACTGAAAGTGCGCGGTATCCCGTTCCACAAGTTCGGCGGTATCGGCTACCTGGAGACGGCGCATGTGCGGGATCTGCTGGCGAGCTTCCGCGTGGTGCTCAATCCAGCGGACGAGGTGTCGTGGTACCGGCTCCTCACCCGCCACCGTGCGATCGGCAAGACGAGTGCGCGAGAGCTCGCACGGATCCTCGCCGACGGGGGGCGCTGA
- a CDS encoding AAA family ATPase — protein MLIVLRGNSGSGKSTVARMLQARLGNTALLQQDHFRRVIFNEKEQVSMAHAELLETAAVFCLRRDHHVVLDGIFDATRCEVTLMRIAASSDDARFFSFDLTFEETLRRHAARAETCGFTADDMRGWYHGWQPLSAVDEERITADETPEGIVERILA, from the coding sequence GTGCTGATCGTGCTGCGTGGGAATTCGGGGTCGGGCAAGAGCACGGTCGCCCGGATGTTGCAGGCGCGACTCGGGAACACGGCGCTCCTCCAGCAGGATCACTTCCGTCGCGTGATCTTCAACGAGAAGGAGCAGGTGAGCATGGCACATGCCGAACTGCTCGAGACGGCGGCGGTGTTCTGCCTCAGACGGGATCATCACGTCGTCCTGGACGGCATCTTCGACGCAACGCGCTGCGAGGTGACGCTGATGCGCATTGCTGCTTCATCGGACGATGCCCGATTCTTCTCGTTCGACCTCACCTTCGAAGAGACGCTGCGCCGGCACGCTGCGCGTGCGGAGACCTGCGGCTTCACTGCCGACGACATGCGTGGCTGGTATCACGGCTGGCAACCGCTGAGTGCTGTCGATGAGGAGCGGATAACCGCCGACGAGACTCCAGAAGGAATCGTCGAGCGCATCCTCGCTTGA
- a CDS encoding glycosyltransferase, whose amino-acid sequence MPRNRVRPPVPPPPSPPAKGRAGVAETDRRWEPVRVRVLCATTGNDGHFGPILPFARALARAGHEVRVAAPASYAPAVTKAGFTHEPFADAPRELIRPVMARLPTLPFKEADSLVITEVFGRIDAQAALPSLERTIGRWRPDLILRETAELASLAAAEGAGVPHVHVCIGMHEVPPRFAEAIADPLEELGRLAGLDEGRMTSARVSETVLSLVPEVLDNATGMTTEGDDFLRFHEPRPASVDQRLPAWGDAEWPLVYVTFGSVTGSLGPFAGVFRRALDALADVEARVLLTVGRKVDPAGIGPLPFNAHVEQWLPQDAVLEQAAAMLGHGGFGTTMGALAAGVPQVVVPLFTFDQVVNGDHVVAAGAGITVEPGTSSIELAAAEVPRLLSDPTYAESARRVAAAMEALPPPAEAVPILAGLVG is encoded by the coding sequence ATGCCGCGGAACCGAGTGAGGCCGCCCGTGCCGCCGCCTCCGTCTCCGCCTGCCAAGGGGAGGGCCGGCGTTGCCGAGACGGATCGTCGGTGGGAGCCTGTGCGTGTGCGCGTGCTGTGTGCGACAACGGGCAACGACGGCCACTTCGGGCCCATCTTGCCGTTCGCCCGCGCTCTGGCGCGCGCCGGACACGAGGTGCGGGTGGCGGCCCCGGCATCCTACGCACCGGCGGTGACGAAGGCAGGCTTCACGCATGAGCCGTTCGCCGATGCGCCGCGAGAGCTCATACGTCCCGTCATGGCGAGGTTGCCCACCCTGCCGTTCAAGGAGGCCGACAGTCTCGTCATCACTGAGGTCTTCGGCCGAATCGATGCACAGGCCGCGCTGCCCTCGCTCGAGCGCACGATCGGCCGTTGGCGTCCCGACCTGATTCTCCGCGAGACCGCCGAGCTCGCTTCACTCGCCGCGGCCGAGGGCGCCGGGGTGCCGCACGTCCACGTATGCATCGGAATGCACGAGGTCCCACCTAGGTTCGCAGAGGCCATCGCCGATCCGCTGGAGGAACTGGGTCGGCTCGCCGGTCTGGACGAGGGTCGGATGACGTCCGCGCGGGTCTCCGAGACCGTCCTCAGCCTGGTGCCCGAGGTCCTCGACAATGCAACGGGGATGACGACGGAGGGCGATGACTTCCTGCGGTTCCACGAGCCGCGGCCGGCTTCCGTCGATCAACGACTTCCCGCCTGGGGCGATGCGGAGTGGCCGTTGGTCTACGTGACGTTCGGCTCGGTCACCGGCTCGCTGGGGCCGTTCGCCGGTGTCTTCCGACGGGCACTGGATGCCTTGGCCGATGTCGAGGCGCGTGTCCTGCTGACCGTCGGGCGCAAGGTCGACCCCGCCGGTATCGGACCTCTGCCCTTCAACGCTCACGTCGAGCAGTGGTTACCCCAAGACGCAGTGCTCGAGCAGGCGGCGGCGATGCTGGGGCACGGCGGATTCGGGACGACGATGGGCGCTCTGGCCGCCGGAGTGCCGCAGGTGGTCGTGCCGCTCTTCACGTTCGATCAGGTGGTCAACGGGGATCACGTGGTAGCCGCGGGCGCCGGCATCACAGTGGAGCCGGGGACTTCGTCAATCGAGCTCGCTGCCGCAGAAGTGCCTCGGCTCCTGTCGGACCCGACGTACGCCGAGTCGGCCCGTCGCGTCGCGGCAGCCATGGAAGCGCTGCCGCCGCCTGCTGAGGCTGTCCCGATCCTGGCCGGCCTCGTCGGCTGA
- a CDS encoding UBP-type zinc finger domain-containing protein — translation MTDPQIDPRVPPTGTGCVECDDVGGWWVHLRRCAACGHIGCCDTSPAKHATAHFRETGHRYIRSFEPGESWYWDYVAEETVEGPPLAPPECRPEDQPSPGPADRVPADWRSQLARINAA, via the coding sequence TTGACCGATCCGCAGATCGACCCGCGCGTTCCACCGACCGGCACCGGCTGCGTGGAGTGTGACGACGTGGGCGGATGGTGGGTGCACCTTCGCCGTTGCGCGGCGTGCGGCCACATCGGATGCTGCGACACCTCGCCTGCGAAGCACGCCACCGCGCACTTCCGCGAGACCGGGCACCGCTACATCCGGAGCTTCGAGCCCGGCGAGAGCTGGTACTGGGACTACGTCGCTGAGGAGACAGTCGAGGGTCCACCGCTCGCTCCGCCTGAATGCAGGCCGGAGGACCAGCCCTCCCCCGGGCCGGCTGACCGGGTCCCCGCTGACTGGCGCTCTCAGCTCGCGCGCATCAACGCGGCCTGA
- a CDS encoding nuclear transport factor 2 family protein, which yields MTTETEAFLAQMVPAQSAADAEIHNGDPLPRIALWSHHDPVSLFGANLTVSGWSDVERAFHEVASWFGGSISWDFEVLHAQASGDLAYTVAYENSEAITDGVRRKYRLRVTHLYRREDGVWKIIHRHADFAPDETTPLFEDSSGKASSEQR from the coding sequence ATGACTACAGAAACCGAGGCGTTTCTCGCCCAGATGGTCCCGGCTCAGAGCGCGGCGGATGCCGAGATCCACAACGGCGACCCCCTGCCGCGGATCGCGTTGTGGAGCCATCACGACCCCGTCTCATTGTTCGGCGCCAATCTAACCGTGTCTGGATGGTCTGATGTCGAGCGTGCCTTCCACGAGGTTGCCTCCTGGTTCGGCGGCTCGATCTCGTGGGACTTCGAAGTGCTCCACGCGCAAGCCAGCGGTGACCTCGCCTATACCGTCGCCTACGAGAACAGCGAAGCCATCACCGATGGCGTGCGACGCAAGTACCGACTTCGGGTCACTCATCTCTACCGGCGAGAAGACGGCGTGTGGAAGATCATTCACCGCCACGCGGATTTCGCACCCGACGAAACCACGCCCCTTTTCGAGGACAGCAGCGGGAAAGCATCGAGTGAGCAGCGGTGA
- a CDS encoding nucleotidyltransferase domain-containing protein, with protein sequence MFTEQRLREMAEELCGVRGVRAVALGGSRARGTDRPDSDFDLGVYYDGGVDLSALEKIAARWSGSPVSVAAPGQWGDWVDGGAWLVVDGVAVDWILRDVGRVAEQCERAVAGRFAFHTQAGHPLGFLDVSYAGEVALCVPLCDEEGLLKDLADRVTPYPAPLREALLQNLWQVDFLLDNAEKGARSTDVAYVALCLTTTAMRIAHAWHAVAGQWVVNEKGLVPNVARLNIDTGDFCETACAVLGAPGATPEALQASITALRNAARP encoded by the coding sequence ATGTTCACCGAGCAGCGCCTCAGGGAGATGGCCGAAGAACTCTGCGGCGTGCGGGGCGTCCGGGCGGTAGCTCTCGGGGGCAGTCGCGCACGCGGCACTGATCGGCCCGATTCCGACTTCGATCTCGGGGTGTACTACGACGGCGGGGTCGACCTGTCCGCTCTCGAGAAGATCGCCGCGCGATGGTCGGGATCACCGGTCTCTGTGGCGGCGCCCGGCCAGTGGGGGGATTGGGTGGACGGCGGCGCATGGCTCGTCGTCGACGGCGTGGCCGTCGACTGGATCCTGCGAGACGTGGGCCGGGTGGCCGAGCAGTGTGAGCGAGCCGTCGCGGGGCGATTCGCCTTCCACACGCAGGCGGGGCATCCGCTGGGATTCCTGGATGTGTCGTACGCCGGCGAAGTCGCGCTCTGTGTGCCGCTGTGCGACGAGGAGGGACTGCTGAAGGACCTGGCAGATCGAGTGACACCGTATCCCGCGCCATTGCGCGAGGCGCTTCTGCAGAATCTCTGGCAGGTCGATTTCCTCCTCGACAATGCCGAGAAGGGCGCCCGCTCGACGGATGTTGCTTACGTCGCGCTCTGCCTGACCACGACCGCGATGCGGATCGCCCACGCGTGGCATGCTGTCGCCGGGCAGTGGGTCGTCAACGAAAAGGGGCTGGTGCCGAATGTCGCCCGGCTCAACATCGACACGGGCGACTTCTGTGAGACGGCCTGCGCCGTCCTCGGGGCGCCGGGTGCGACCCCGGAAGCCTTGCAGGCATCCATCACCGCCTTGCGGAATGCAGCACGTCCCTGA
- a CDS encoding TetR/AcrR family transcriptional regulator, whose translation MDTVKRAYNSTSRARQAQENRDRISRAAHDLFVERGYGNTTVIDVAKAADVSPETIYKSFGSKAELLRSAWFVMFRGDGQDETLYDRPETQAVLQLPDLASRIEGFARLTAARSRRSAPLLRAIEGAAASEAGARDMLTTWHARLIDVAARFARSAAETGQLAIPEDECRDIMFAMLDGHLWQRLVVERGWTDERYADWLAAQWQHQFIAASERVPGS comes from the coding sequence GTGGACACGGTCAAGAGGGCTTACAACTCGACCTCTCGGGCGCGCCAGGCGCAGGAGAACCGCGACCGGATCAGCCGCGCCGCGCACGATCTCTTCGTCGAGCGCGGCTATGGCAACACGACGGTCATCGACGTGGCGAAGGCGGCTGATGTCTCCCCTGAGACGATCTACAAGTCGTTCGGCAGCAAAGCCGAACTGCTTCGCAGCGCGTGGTTCGTGATGTTCCGCGGTGACGGGCAGGACGAAACCCTGTACGACCGTCCGGAGACCCAGGCCGTCCTGCAGCTCCCAGACCTGGCCTCGCGGATCGAAGGATTCGCGCGCCTCACCGCCGCACGCAGCCGCCGCAGCGCTCCCCTTCTGCGGGCGATCGAAGGAGCGGCCGCGAGCGAGGCCGGCGCCCGAGACATGCTCACGACTTGGCACGCGCGACTCATCGACGTGGCCGCACGCTTCGCGCGCAGTGCCGCCGAGACCGGACAGCTCGCGATCCCCGAAGACGAGTGCCGCGACATCATGTTCGCCATGCTCGACGGCCACCTCTGGCAACGCCTCGTCGTCGAACGGGGCTGGACCGACGAGCGCTACGCCGACTGGCTCGCCGCGCAATGGCAGCACCAGTTTATTGCCGCGTCGGAGCGCGTCCCCGGATCCTGA
- a CDS encoding cyclic nucleotide-binding domain-containing thioredoxin-disulfide reductase → MAARRATAKVHPPSAHVVTLHAAGAGRWNARVDLRIGQGGPPRNQSSSHYRHFRAGRPVRGTPGRANLAPMGGYVTDETIAPKLTDEQWEKLCARAEARDVADGEHVFRTGDADYPMILVDAGEIEVVRDALWWIGEEVVALMGRRSLVGELGLLNGQRAFLSARAKGPARVRALSRANLRRIIAEEDELGDLILHALWARRESLRSGPAALTLKFVGHGRSREFLALRRFAERFDLVHTAVAVDQIESHSGHSYDEADLPIAFVQGEAFPRATPGLVAEQLGLSYEPGDESVVDLVVIGGGPAGLAAAIYAASEGLSTVLLEAVAPGGQAASTSRIENFLGFPFGVSGGRLIGQATLQAIKFGVRVCAPCEAVDLRPVDDAIDVTLSDGRIIRSRTAIVTSGAAYRTLHLDRWEDFERSGIFYAATPLELKQVAGSPVVVVGGANSAGQAALYLSSNGCPVHLVVRGGDLGTRMSSYLVDRITDDPRISLHTGSNVVRLDGNGTLQSVRIDTAGDVDAKGLFCFIGADPAAAWLPGIDRDGTGFIRTGTDVTTQTLDHWQLLGREPLPFETSIPRVFAAGDVRRGSMKRVAAAVGEGSSAVASVHRALAG, encoded by the coding sequence GTGGCCGCACGCCGCGCAACGGCGAAGGTGCACCCACCATCCGCCCACGTCGTCACACTCCACGCAGCCGGTGCCGGTCGGTGGAACGCGCGGGTCGATCTGCGGATCGGTCAAGGTGGCCCCCCGAGAAATCAGTCGTCTTCGCACTATAGGCACTTCCGTGCCGGCCGGCCCGTTCGCGGCACACCGGGCCGGGCTAACCTTGCCCCCATGGGCGGCTATGTGACCGACGAGACCATCGCTCCGAAACTCACGGACGAGCAGTGGGAGAAGCTCTGCGCGCGGGCTGAGGCGCGCGACGTCGCAGATGGCGAGCACGTCTTCCGCACCGGGGATGCCGATTACCCCATGATCCTCGTCGACGCCGGCGAGATCGAGGTCGTGCGCGATGCGCTGTGGTGGATCGGCGAGGAGGTCGTCGCGCTCATGGGCCGGCGCTCGCTCGTCGGCGAGCTGGGACTGCTCAACGGGCAACGCGCCTTCCTGTCCGCACGCGCGAAGGGGCCGGCGCGCGTGCGCGCCCTCTCGCGGGCGAACCTGCGCCGGATCATCGCCGAGGAGGACGAGCTCGGCGATCTCATCCTTCACGCCTTGTGGGCCCGTCGCGAGTCGCTGCGCAGCGGTCCCGCCGCTCTCACGCTGAAGTTCGTGGGCCACGGCAGGTCGCGCGAGTTCCTGGCGCTGCGCCGCTTCGCAGAGCGCTTCGACCTCGTCCACACGGCGGTTGCCGTAGACCAGATCGAATCGCATTCCGGCCACAGCTACGACGAGGCGGACCTGCCCATCGCGTTCGTCCAGGGCGAGGCGTTCCCGCGCGCGACTCCGGGTCTTGTCGCCGAACAGCTCGGCCTGAGCTACGAGCCGGGAGACGAATCGGTGGTCGACCTCGTCGTGATCGGGGGCGGCCCCGCTGGGCTCGCCGCGGCGATCTACGCGGCATCCGAAGGGCTCAGCACCGTGCTGCTCGAAGCCGTCGCGCCCGGTGGGCAGGCGGCATCCACCTCCCGTATCGAGAACTTCCTCGGATTCCCGTTCGGCGTGAGCGGCGGACGACTCATCGGCCAGGCGACGCTGCAGGCGATCAAATTCGGCGTGCGAGTGTGCGCGCCGTGCGAGGCAGTCGATCTGCGGCCGGTGGACGACGCTATCGACGTGACACTGTCCGACGGACGCATCATCCGCTCCCGCACAGCCATCGTGACCTCAGGTGCTGCCTACCGCACCCTGCATCTCGACCGATGGGAGGACTTCGAGCGCTCCGGCATCTTCTACGCGGCGACACCGCTCGAGCTCAAGCAGGTCGCGGGATCCCCGGTCGTCGTGGTCGGCGGGGCGAATTCCGCTGGGCAGGCGGCGCTCTACCTGTCATCGAACGGATGCCCCGTCCACCTGGTCGTGCGTGGGGGCGACCTCGGGACACGGATGTCGAGCTACCTCGTCGACCGCATCACCGATGACCCGCGAATCAGCCTGCACACCGGGTCCAACGTGGTGCGCCTCGACGGCAACGGAACGCTGCAGTCCGTCCGCATCGACACTGCCGGCGACGTCGACGCAAAGGGCCTCTTCTGCTTCATCGGCGCCGACCCCGCAGCGGCCTGGTTGCCGGGCATCGATCGCGACGGAACGGGGTTCATCCGCACCGGCACCGACGTGACGACGCAGACCCTCGACCACTGGCAGCTGCTCGGCCGTGAGCCGCTCCCGTTCGAGACCTCGATCCCGCGCGTCTTCGCGGCGGGCGACGTGCGCCGCGGGTCGATGAAGCGGGTCGCCGCCGCTGTGGGAGAGGGCTCGAGCGCCGTGGCTTCGGTGCATCGGGCCCTGGCCGGCTGA